ACCGTTCGCGGCGCGGCGGTCATCCGCACACGCGGCGCTGGTCGCCGCACGCCCCTGAGTCAGTTCTTCCCGAAGAGCTTCTGGATCTCGGCGAGGTCGGCCTCAGTCGGCGCCTTGGCTCCGCCGAGACCGAAACCCGAACCGGTCGGCGTGGAGGCCGCCGCGATACCGGAGTTCTCGGCGGCGCGCTTGGCGGGGTTGCCCGAGCGGGATGCACCCTTGCTCTTCGCCCCCTTCTTTCCGCGCTTCGCCGAGGCACCGGGGCGCCCCATTCCGGGCATCGGGCCCATACCGGGGATGTTCGGGGTGCCGCCGCGCGCGACCGTCTTCATCATCTTCGCGGCCTGCTCGAAGCGGGCGACGAGCTGATTGACGTCGGTGACGGTCATGCCCGAACCACGGGCGATGCGCAGACGACGCGAACCGTTGAGAACCTTGGGGTTTCGGCGCTCCCCCGGCGTCATCGAGCGGATGATCGCCTCGGTGCGGTCGATCTCGCGCTCATCGAAGTCGTCGAGCTGCTGCTTCATCTGCCCCATACCCGGGAGCATCCCGAGCATCTTCTTCATGGAGCCCATCTTCTTGAGCTGCTGCATCTGCTCAAGGAAGTCCTCCAGCGTGAAGGTCTCGGTCGCGAGCTTCTCGGCGAGCTTCTCCGCCTCGGCCTCGTCGAAGGCACTCTGCGCCTGCTCGATGAGGGTGAGGATGTCACCGAGGTCGAGGATGCGACTCGCCATGCGGTCGGGGTGGAAGGGCTCGAGGTCGCCGAGGGCTTCACCGGTCGACGCGAAGATGATCGGGCGGCCGGTGACGGATGCGACCGAGAGCGCGGCACCACCGCGCGCGTCGCCGTCGAGCTTCGACAGGACGACGCCCGTGAAGTCGACGCCCTCCTGGAAGGCCTTCGCCGTGTTCACGGCGTCCTGACCGATCATCGCGTCGATGACGAAGAGGACCTCATCGGGCTGCACGGCAGCGCGGATGTCAGCGGCCTGCTTCATGAGCTCGGCGTCGACACCGAGGCGACCGGCGGTGTCGATGATGACGACGTCGTGCTGGTGGCGACGGGCGTGCTCGACGCCGTCGCGGGAGACCTTGACGGGATCGCCGATGCCGTTGCCCGGTTCCGGCGCGTAGATCGTGGCGCCCGCCTGCTCCGCGACGACCTGCAGCTGGTTCACGGCGTTCGGACGCTGGAGGTCAGCGGCGATGAGGAGTGGGGTGTGTCCCTCGCCCTCGAGCTGCTTCGCGAGCTTTCCGGCGAACGTCGTCTTACCGGATCCCTGGAGACCGGCGAGCATGATGACCGTCGGCGGGGTCTTCGAGAACTCCAGACGGCGCTGTTCACCGCCGAGGATCGAGATGAGCTCTTCGTTGACGATCTGCACGACCTGCTGGGCCGGGTTCAGAGCCTTGTTGACCTCATCGCCGAGTGCGCGCTCGCGCACCTTGGCGGTGAAGTCCTTGACGACGGCGAGCGCGACGTCAGCGTCGAGCAGCGCACGACGGATCTCGCGGACGGTGCCGTCGACGTCAGCCGGGGTGAGCTTGCCCTTCGTGCGCAGGTTGCGGAAGGTCTCGGTAAGCCGATCGGAAAGCGTGCCAAAGGTAGCCATGGTGCTTCTGATTCTAGAGGAGCATTCGGCCGGTCACGGAGTCCGGGCTCGGCGCGACGCCATGCTAGCGTGCCTGTGACCACACGGGGGCCCACGCATGGGCTGAGATCGGGCTGACGCGGCCTGCGACCGTCGAACCTGTCCGGGTAATGCCGGCGAAGGAAGTGAGCCTCATATGAGCACGTCTGTTGCGTCCCGTTCTCTGTCTTATGTCGCGGATGTGGAGCACGACATCCGCGTTCCGGTGACGGAGATCTCCCTGGACGATTCGCCCGGCGGCGAGCCCAATGCTCCCGTGCAGGTGTACCGCACGGCTGGCGCCGGAAGCGATCCGCTGGTCGGCCTGCCGCGACTCCGGGCCGAATGGATCGAAGCGCGCGGCGACACCGAGAGCTACGCGGGTCGCGAGCGCACGCTGCTCGACGACGGTCGCGCGGCGGTCCGGCGTGGAAGCGCGTCGGAGGAATGGCTGGGAGAACGCCCCGTGCCGCGGCGTGGCCGAGAGGGCAGGCGTGTCACCCAGATGCACTACGCCCGCCGGGGGCTGATCACTCCCGAGATGCGCTTCGTCGCTCTGCGGGAGGGCTGCGATGTCGAACTCGTGCGCAGCGAGATCGCGGCGGGCCGCGCCATCCTGCCGAACAACATCAACCACCCCGAGTCCGAACCGATGATCATCGGCAAGGCGTTCCTCGTGAAGATCAATGCGAACATCGGCAACTCCGCCGTCACGAGTTCGATCGCAGAAGAGGTCGACAAGCTGCAGTGGGCGACCCAGTGGGGCGCGGACACCGTCATGGATCTCTCGACGGGCGATGACATCCACACAACGCGCGAGTGGATCATCCGCAACTCCCCCGTTCCGATCGGCACGGTGCCGATCTACCAGGCGCTCGAGAAGGTCGACGGCCAGGCGCACAAGCTCACCTGGGAGATCTTCCGCGACACGGTCATCGAGCAGTGCGAGCAGGGCGTCGACTACATGACGATCCACGCCGGTGTTCTGCTGCGCTACGTGCCTCTGACGGCAGATCGCGTCACCGGAATCGTCTCCCGCGGCGGCTCGATCATGGCCGGATGGTGCCTCGCCCATCACCAGGAGAACTTCCTCTACACGCACTTCGATGAGCTGTGCGAGATCTTCGCGCGCTACGACGTCGCCTTCTCGCTCGGCGACGGGCTGCGCCCCGGATCCGTCGCTGACGCGAACGATGCCGCCCAGTTCGCGGAGCTCGACACCCTCGCCGAGCTCACAGCCCGCGCGTGGGAGTACGACGTGCAGGTCATGGTCGAAGGTCCGGGACACGTGCCGTTCCACCTCGTGCGCGAGAACGTCGAGCGTCAGCAGGAGCTCTGCAAAGGCGCTCCCTTCTACACGCTCGGACCGCTGGTCACCGATGTCGCCCCGGGCTACGACCACATCACCTCCGCGATCGGCGCGACGGAGATCGCCCGCTACGGCACCGCGATGCTCTGCTATGTCACCCCGAAGGAGCATCTCGGGCTGCCGAACAAGGACGATGTGAAGACGGGCGTCATCACGTACAAGATCGCCGCCCACGCCGCAGACCTCGCGAAGGGACATCCGGGAGCGCAGGAGCGCGACGACGCGCTCTCCAAGGCGCGCTTCGAGTTCCGCTGGCGCGACCAGTTCGCGCTCTCGCTCGACCCCGACACCGCGGAGGCGTTCCACGACGAGACCCTGCCCGCGGAGCCTGCGAAGACCGCGCACTTCTGCTCGATGTGCGGGCCGAAGTTCTGCTCGATGCGCATCAGTCAGGACATCCGCAAGGAGTTCGGCTCGGCCGCCGATCAGACGACGATCGCCGCCCGCGAGGGGATGCAGGAGAAGAGCCGTGAGTTCCGCGCCACCGGCGCCCAGGTGTATCTCCCGACCCCTGCCGTGCGTTAGCCGCAGCATGGCTGATCCGCGCCGCCGGTAGGACAGCGGCGCGGGTCAGCCCCAGGGAAGATCGTGGATGCTTCTCAGGGCTTCGTCGAACTGGGCTTCCAGCGACGCGTGCCCGGCGCCGCGCTCTGCCCAGACCCGCAGCGAGGAGAGGACGGCCGCTGCGATCGCGGCTCCGAGAATGTCAGAGCGAATCGCTCCGATGCCCGAGGTGCGCGCGGCGGCCGAGACGGCCGAGGCGATGCGCGCGTGGCGCAGGCCGGTGTCACGCAGCAGCTCGTCTTCCAGCCCCATGGCGGCCGCATTGCCGAGCGCGAGGGTCAGCGGATCAGGGGCGAGATCGGTGAGCACCGGTTCCAGTGCGGCACGGACACGCGGACCGTCTGCATCCGCCCCCAACGCATTCAGAGCGGCCAATGCGACGTCGATGCGGGCATCGAGACCCGACCACAGCACATCGCTCTTGCTGGCGAAGTAGTTGAAGAAGCTGGAGCGGCTGACGCCGGCCCGCTGCGTGATGTCGGCGACGGAGGTTGCGTCGTAACCCTGCTCCAGAAAGAGCTCACAGGCTGCCTCGGCCAGCGTCTCGCGTGAGGACGCGCGGGGTCGCCCCGTTCGTGCGTTCGTCATACCGCTAACGTACTGCGCCTGCGTCGACATCCACCTGCGCAGATGTATTCTTAGACGCGGTTCAACAAATCCGGTTCTAAGGAGCGCGCATGCTCGACATCGTCACCGCGGGCCTGGCCCCGCATTTCGTGCCGTACCTCGACGGGTGGGCCCTGCAGCGAGATGTGCACGCGCAGGTCGTCGCCGGAACCCGGCCTGACACCCTTCTCCTCCTCGAGCACGACGCCGTCTACACCGCAGGCAAGCGCACCGAGTCGCACGAGCGTCCGCAGGACGGCACACCGGTGGTCGACGTCGACCGTGGCGGAAAGATCACCTGGCATGGCCCGGGTCAGCTCGTGGGCTACCCGATCGTGCGGCTGCCTGAACCCGTCGATGTGGTCGCGCACGTGCGGCGCCTGGAGCGGATCCTCATCGACATCCTTGCTCCGCTCGGCGTCGATGGCTACCAGGTCGACGGGCGCAGCGGCGTATGGGTGCGCCGGCCGCTCTCCGAAGACAAGGTCGCAGCGATCGGCGTGCGCGTGCAGCGCGGTGTCACGATGCACGGCTTCGCTCTGAACTGCAACAACACCCTCGCCGGGTTCCGCGGGATCATCCCGTGCGGCATCACGGATGCCGGGGTCACCACGATCAGCGAGATCATCGGGGCAGACCTCGCACCTGCAGATATCGCAGATGCGGTGTCGTCGGCCTTCGCGACCGCCTACGCGACGGAGGCGGCAGCATGAGCGGATGCGGCACCCCTGTGGCATCCGGATCCTCCCCCGCCACGGCACCCAACGGACGCAAGCTTCTTCGACTGGAGATCCGCAACGCCGAGACACCGATCGAGCGCAAGCCCGAATGGATTCGAACGAAGGCGAAGATGGGCCCCGAGTACACGGCGCTGCACTCGCTCGTGAAAGACGAGGGCCTCCACACGGTCTGTCAGGAAGCCGGCTGCCCCAACATCTACGAATGCTGGGAAGACCGCGAGGCCACGTTCCTCATCGGCGGCTCCCAGTGCACGCGCCGCTGCGACTTCTGCCAGATCGACACCGGCAAGCCCGCAGACTATGACACCGACGAGCCGCGCCGCGTCGCCGAGAGTGTGACCCGCATGGGTCTGAGGTACGCCACGGTCACCTGTGTCGCGCGCGACGATCTTCCCGACGGCGGTGCCTGGCTGAACGCCGAGACCGTGCGCCAGATCCACGCACAGAACCCGAACACGGGT
The DNA window shown above is from Microbacterium keratanolyticum and carries:
- the lipB gene encoding lipoyl(octanoyl) transferase LipB; its protein translation is MLDIVTAGLAPHFVPYLDGWALQRDVHAQVVAGTRPDTLLLLEHDAVYTAGKRTESHERPQDGTPVVDVDRGGKITWHGPGQLVGYPIVRLPEPVDVVAHVRRLERILIDILAPLGVDGYQVDGRSGVWVRRPLSEDKVAAIGVRVQRGVTMHGFALNCNNTLAGFRGIIPCGITDAGVTTISEIIGADLAPADIADAVSSAFATAYATEAAA
- the thiC gene encoding phosphomethylpyrimidine synthase ThiC, which encodes MSTSVASRSLSYVADVEHDIRVPVTEISLDDSPGGEPNAPVQVYRTAGAGSDPLVGLPRLRAEWIEARGDTESYAGRERTLLDDGRAAVRRGSASEEWLGERPVPRRGREGRRVTQMHYARRGLITPEMRFVALREGCDVELVRSEIAAGRAILPNNINHPESEPMIIGKAFLVKINANIGNSAVTSSIAEEVDKLQWATQWGADTVMDLSTGDDIHTTREWIIRNSPVPIGTVPIYQALEKVDGQAHKLTWEIFRDTVIEQCEQGVDYMTIHAGVLLRYVPLTADRVTGIVSRGGSIMAGWCLAHHQENFLYTHFDELCEIFARYDVAFSLGDGLRPGSVADANDAAQFAELDTLAELTARAWEYDVQVMVEGPGHVPFHLVRENVERQQELCKGAPFYTLGPLVTDVAPGYDHITSAIGATEIARYGTAMLCYVTPKEHLGLPNKDDVKTGVITYKIAAHAADLAKGHPGAQERDDALSKARFEFRWRDQFALSLDPDTAEAFHDETLPAEPAKTAHFCSMCGPKFCSMRISQDIRKEFGSAADQTTIAAREGMQEKSREFRATGAQVYLPTPAVR
- a CDS encoding TetR/AcrR family transcriptional regulator: MTNARTGRPRASSRETLAEAACELFLEQGYDATSVADITQRAGVSRSSFFNYFASKSDVLWSGLDARIDVALAALNALGADADGPRVRAALEPVLTDLAPDPLTLALGNAAAMGLEDELLRDTGLRHARIASAVSAAARTSGIGAIRSDILGAAIAAAVLSSLRVWAERGAGHASLEAQFDEALRSIHDLPWG
- the ffh gene encoding signal recognition particle protein, translated to MATFGTLSDRLTETFRNLRTKGKLTPADVDGTVREIRRALLDADVALAVVKDFTAKVRERALGDEVNKALNPAQQVVQIVNEELISILGGEQRRLEFSKTPPTVIMLAGLQGSGKTTFAGKLAKQLEGEGHTPLLIAADLQRPNAVNQLQVVAEQAGATIYAPEPGNGIGDPVKVSRDGVEHARRHQHDVVIIDTAGRLGVDAELMKQAADIRAAVQPDEVLFVIDAMIGQDAVNTAKAFQEGVDFTGVVLSKLDGDARGGAALSVASVTGRPIIFASTGEALGDLEPFHPDRMASRILDLGDILTLIEQAQSAFDEAEAEKLAEKLATETFTLEDFLEQMQQLKKMGSMKKMLGMLPGMGQMKQQLDDFDEREIDRTEAIIRSMTPGERRNPKVLNGSRRLRIARGSGMTVTDVNQLVARFEQAAKMMKTVARGGTPNIPGMGPMPGMGRPGASAKRGKKGAKSKGASRSGNPAKRAAENSGIAAASTPTGSGFGLGGAKAPTEADLAEIQKLFGKN